The following are from one region of the Stenotrophomonas lactitubi genome:
- the yjgA gene encoding ribosome biogenesis factor YjgA, whose amino-acid sequence MRGRDEETGEFHDKSRSQNRRDALDVLALGEKLVSLTPAQLARLPIPEDLLPHIAECKRITAHIAHKRQLAFLAKHMRREDDAALDAIRDALDANSDTGRREVAMMHRAEDWRERLMNEGDTALAALLNDYPQADRQQLRTLVRNAQAEKAKNKPPRAYREIFQVLRALMLPAALGLKASGEDVEADAPVDDTDED is encoded by the coding sequence ATGCGCGGACGCGACGAAGAAACCGGTGAATTCCACGACAAGAGCCGCAGCCAGAACCGGCGCGATGCGCTCGACGTCCTGGCCCTGGGCGAGAAGCTGGTGTCGCTGACCCCGGCCCAGCTGGCGCGCCTGCCGATCCCGGAGGACCTGCTGCCGCACATCGCCGAGTGCAAGCGGATCACCGCCCATATCGCGCACAAGCGGCAGCTGGCGTTCCTGGCCAAGCACATGCGCCGCGAGGACGATGCCGCGCTGGACGCGATCCGCGATGCGCTGGACGCCAACAGTGACACCGGCCGCCGCGAAGTGGCGATGATGCACCGTGCCGAAGACTGGCGCGAACGCCTGATGAACGAGGGCGACACCGCGCTGGCCGCACTGCTCAACGATTACCCGCAGGCCGACCGCCAGCAGCTGCGCACGTTGGTGCGCAACGCCCAGGCCGAAAAGGCCAAGAACAAGCCGCCGCGCGCCTACCGCGAAATCTTCCAGGTGCTGCGCGCGCTGATGCTGCCGGCCGCGCTGGGCCTGAAGGCATCCGGTGAGGATGTCGAGGCGGACGCGCCGGTCGACGACA